From Bacillota bacterium, the proteins below share one genomic window:
- a CDS encoding glycosyltransferase family 4 protein translates to MEGAVLHLLRPAAGGIRRHVGALASALAGAGWRVEVAAPGDFLPQLEAALDPAVGRHAVEVPARPSPGALAAARRQLAALLAGGGYDLLHLHGTAALLVAVPLLRRLPAGSRPAVAVTLHNLPGERGAWSGLGYRHLERSLLPLGALWFAASPLVRQQALRWWGLPAERVRVLPAPLEPPRGPAAERPSAWQSGTLFVVGTAARLVKGKGLETLLQAASHLRMRLPELRLWMVGDGPLREPLRRQAEAAGLAGRLRWEGAVADAGPFLGAMDCVVVPSRVEALSLTALEALARARPLVVSEAVARTGVVEPGVTGWSFPTGDAAALAARLEEVWRAPDEAAQRAARGRQRTLARHGLRQALEEVLAGYETLRAGGRRSGG, encoded by the coding sequence GTGGAAGGCGCCGTCCTGCACCTGCTCCGGCCGGCGGCCGGCGGCATCCGGCGCCACGTGGGCGCGCTCGCCTCGGCGCTGGCGGGGGCGGGTTGGCGGGTGGAGGTGGCGGCGCCGGGCGACTTCCTCCCGCAGCTGGAGGCGGCGCTCGACCCGGCCGTGGGGCGGCATGCCGTGGAGGTTCCCGCACGACCCTCCCCCGGCGCGCTGGCCGCGGCGCGCCGGCAGCTGGCCGCCCTGCTGGCCGGCGGCGGGTACGACCTGCTCCACCTGCACGGCACGGCCGCCCTGCTGGTGGCGGTGCCGCTTCTCCGCAGGCTGCCCGCGGGGAGCCGGCCGGCGGTGGCGGTCACGCTCCACAACCTCCCCGGCGAGCGGGGAGCCTGGAGCGGCCTCGGCTACCGGCATCTGGAGCGGAGCCTTCTGCCGCTGGGCGCGCTCTGGTTCGCCGCCAGCCCCCTGGTCCGCCAGCAGGCGCTCCGCTGGTGGGGGCTGCCCGCGGAGCGGGTGCGGGTTCTGCCGGCGCCCCTGGAGCCTCCGCGCGGGCCCGCCGCCGAGCGCCCCTCCGCCTGGCAGTCGGGGACGCTCTTCGTCGTGGGCACGGCTGCCAGGCTGGTGAAGGGGAAGGGCCTGGAGACGCTGCTGCAGGCGGCCTCGCACCTCCGCATGCGCCTTCCGGAGCTGCGGCTCTGGATGGTCGGTGACGGCCCCCTGCGCGAGCCCCTGAGGAGGCAGGCGGAGGCGGCCGGCCTGGCGGGGCGGCTGCGCTGGGAGGGGGCGGTCGCCGACGCGGGGCCCTTCCTGGGGGCGATGGACTGCGTGGTGGTCCCCTCGCGCGTCGAGGCGCTCTCGCTCACCGCCCTGGAGGCGCTGGCCCGGGCGCGCCCGCTGGTCGTCTCCGAGGCGGTGGCGCGGACGGGGGTGGTCGAGCCGGGCGTCACCGGGTGGTCCTTCCCCACCGGCGACGCCGCCGCCCTGGCCGCACGTCTCGAGGAGGTCTGGCGGGCGCCGGACGAGGCGGCGCAGCGGGCCGCCCGCGGACGGCAGCGGACGCTGGCGCGCCACGGTCTCCGTCAGGCGCTGGAAGAGGTGCTGGCCGGCTACGAGACGCTGCGGGCCGGCGGGCGGCGCTCCGGCGGCTAG
- a CDS encoding VanW family protein yields MAGRRRGLLLAAAALLLVVSLALLPRGLPWRSLGGSSRPRPAEPPAAVPMPSNCDPPGAPDRRLYAYVAEEALPWSSSPPERLDALRAELPAAGLVAAFRTTLPDPFFDEVYNVALGARLLAGTVIPPGETFSLIRTIGPFTRQRGYRDGPTYAGSRIIPTVGGGVCKIASNLYNVVRAADLPVVERHPHSMLVPYVPPGRDATVASSSGLDFRFRNDRPDPLLLWAGMSGRTLYIALYGNMTPPEIRWEHRELWRQRPWTIRVPNRSLPPGSERVLVAGYDGVAVHTWITVQYPGEPPQRRDLGVDTYQPLPRVVEVGP; encoded by the coding sequence ATGGCGGGGCGCCGCCGCGGCTTGCTCCTGGCCGCCGCAGCACTCCTCCTGGTGGTCTCGCTCGCTCTTCTCCCGAGGGGCCTGCCGTGGCGCAGCCTCGGCGGCTCCTCGCGGCCGCGGCCCGCCGAGCCGCCGGCCGCGGTTCCCATGCCCAGCAACTGCGATCCGCCCGGCGCGCCCGACCGGCGACTCTACGCCTACGTCGCCGAGGAAGCCCTCCCCTGGTCCTCCTCCCCCCCGGAGCGGCTGGACGCGCTGCGCGCGGAGCTGCCCGCCGCCGGGCTGGTGGCCGCCTTCCGGACGACGTTGCCGGACCCCTTCTTCGACGAGGTGTACAACGTCGCGCTGGGCGCCCGCCTCCTGGCGGGAACGGTGATCCCGCCGGGCGAGACCTTCTCGCTCATCCGGACCATCGGCCCCTTCACGCGCCAGCGCGGCTACCGCGACGGCCCCACCTACGCCGGCAGCCGGATCATCCCCACGGTGGGAGGGGGCGTCTGCAAGATCGCCTCCAACCTGTACAACGTGGTCCGCGCCGCCGACCTGCCCGTGGTGGAACGCCACCCGCACAGCATGCTCGTCCCCTACGTGCCGCCCGGACGCGACGCCACCGTCGCCTCCAGCTCCGGCCTCGACTTCCGCTTCCGCAACGACCGCCCCGACCCCCTCCTGCTCTGGGCGGGTATGAGCGGGCGGACGCTCTACATCGCGCTCTACGGCAACATGACGCCGCCCGAGATCCGCTGGGAGCACCGCGAGCTCTGGCGCCAGAGGCCCTGGACGATCCGCGTCCCCAACCGCTCCCTGCCGCCGGGCAGCGAACGCGTCCTCGTCGCCGGCTATGACGGCGTCGCCGTCCACACCTGGATCACCGTCCAGTACCCGGGGGAGCCGCCGCAACGGCGCGACCTGGGCGTCGACACCTACCAGCCGCTCCCCAGGGTGGTGGAGGTGGGGCCGTGA
- a CDS encoding hemerythrin domain-containing protein, producing the protein MPKRNEGLIPLSREHHRALVEGKNLRDAARDPADRAALRRAAEGFLAFWREEGAGHFRKEEDHLLPLYGRWGAADDPRVVRMLVQHVELRARVEQLEERLRSGEPLEGDFLFDLGSRMTAHVRLEEDEVFPLIEANVPGDRLAALASLL; encoded by the coding sequence ATGCCGAAACGGAACGAAGGGCTGATCCCCCTCTCCCGGGAACATCACCGCGCACTGGTGGAGGGGAAGAACCTGCGCGACGCGGCGCGCGACCCCGCCGACCGGGCGGCGCTGAGGCGGGCGGCGGAGGGCTTCCTCGCCTTCTGGCGCGAGGAGGGGGCCGGCCACTTCCGCAAGGAGGAGGACCATCTCCTGCCGCTCTACGGCCGCTGGGGTGCGGCCGACGACCCGCGGGTGGTCCGGATGCTGGTCCAGCACGTGGAGCTGCGGGCACGGGTGGAGCAGCTGGAGGAGCGGCTCCGCTCCGGTGAGCCCCTGGAGGGCGACTTCCTCTTCGACCTGGGCAGCCGGATGACGGCTCACGTCCGCCTGGAGGAGGACGAGGTCTTCCCGCTGATCGAGGCGAACGTCCCCGGCGACCGGTTGGCCGCGCTCGCCTCCCTACTCTGA
- a CDS encoding EamA family transporter — protein sequence MRTLAWALLGALLWGVAPIFGRLGLRHADPMEGLVARTVITVLLVGSWSIWGGRYRILASLPAGDWLFLGLEAFFATFAGDLAYYAALKSGGAGLTAIGLAVSPLVTVALGNWLLGETTSLRQVAGSLLVVIGLLLVAESQVGR from the coding sequence GTGAGGACCCTGGCCTGGGCGCTGCTCGGCGCCCTCCTGTGGGGCGTCGCCCCCATCTTCGGCCGCCTCGGCCTCCGCCACGCCGACCCGATGGAGGGGCTGGTCGCCCGCACGGTGATCACGGTCCTCCTGGTCGGTTCCTGGTCGATATGGGGCGGCCGCTACCGGATCCTCGCCTCGCTGCCCGCCGGCGACTGGCTCTTCCTGGGGCTCGAGGCCTTCTTCGCCACCTTCGCCGGCGACCTCGCCTACTACGCCGCCCTCAAGTCGGGCGGCGCCGGCCTGACCGCCATCGGGCTGGCCGTCTCCCCCCTGGTCACCGTCGCCCTGGGCAACTGGCTGCTGGGCGAGACCACCTCGCTCCGCCAGGTGGCGGGGAGCCTCCTGGTGGTGATCGGCCTCCTTCTCGTGGCCGAGAGCCAGGTCGGCCGCTGA
- a CDS encoding aspartate aminotransferase family protein, with amino-acid sequence MDRGESEALSRLPFEGLVDHLRELLAPPLANDWPNLPVVRAEGSLLWGADGRRYVDFVEGFAANNTGHRHPRVLAAVREQLDKLVHSAIGVTAYEPVLRLAARLREVTPEGIESFFFGNSGAEAVEGAIKLARYATGRPAVVAFWGGFHGRTFGAMSLTASKAKYRLREEPLLGGVYHSVYPNVYRSAYRAEPERVAQEALDHLQRLFEHEVDPSQVAAIVVEPVQGEGGYIVPPRSFLAGLREIADRHGILLVFDEVQSGFGRTGRMFAAQTFDVRPDILVMAKGIASGFPLSAVGASQRLMRSWSSAAHGTTFGGNPVSCAAGLATLDVLEEEALPQRAAQLGPSVLERLRELQREIPSMGDVRGVGLMIGVEFVDPASGRPDGETAHRVIAEALERGLLLYPAGTHGEVIRFMPALNVPNEILEEGLSIFEEAVRAVAAEGAALRR; translated from the coding sequence TTGGATCGCGGCGAATCCGAAGCGCTGAGCAGGCTTCCTTTCGAAGGACTGGTCGATCACCTGCGCGAGCTCCTGGCACCTCCCCTGGCCAACGACTGGCCGAACCTCCCCGTGGTGCGGGCCGAGGGCTCCCTCCTCTGGGGGGCCGACGGGCGGCGTTACGTCGACTTCGTGGAGGGCTTCGCCGCCAACAACACCGGCCACCGCCACCCGCGGGTCCTGGCGGCGGTCCGCGAACAGCTGGACAAGCTGGTCCACAGCGCCATCGGCGTCACGGCCTACGAGCCGGTCCTCCGGCTTGCCGCCCGCCTGCGCGAGGTGACGCCGGAGGGGATCGAGAGCTTCTTCTTCGGCAACTCCGGCGCGGAGGCCGTGGAGGGGGCCATCAAGCTGGCGCGGTACGCCACGGGCAGGCCGGCGGTCGTCGCCTTCTGGGGGGGCTTCCACGGCCGGACCTTCGGAGCCATGAGCCTGACCGCCTCCAAGGCCAAGTACCGCCTTCGCGAGGAGCCGCTCCTGGGCGGCGTCTACCACTCCGTCTACCCCAACGTCTACCGTTCGGCCTACCGGGCGGAGCCCGAACGGGTCGCCCAGGAGGCGCTGGATCATCTCCAGCGCCTCTTCGAGCACGAGGTCGACCCCTCCCAGGTGGCCGCCATCGTGGTCGAGCCCGTCCAGGGCGAGGGCGGCTACATCGTCCCGCCCAGGAGCTTCCTGGCGGGTCTGCGGGAGATCGCCGACCGGCACGGCATCCTCCTGGTCTTCGACGAGGTGCAGAGCGGCTTCGGGCGGACGGGCCGGATGTTTGCCGCCCAGACCTTCGATGTCCGCCCCGACATCCTGGTGATGGCCAAGGGGATCGCCTCCGGCTTCCCGCTCTCGGCCGTCGGCGCCTCCCAGCGCCTGATGCGCAGCTGGAGCTCCGCCGCGCACGGCACCACCTTCGGTGGCAACCCGGTCAGCTGCGCGGCGGGCCTGGCCACGCTGGACGTGCTGGAGGAGGAAGCGCTCCCGCAGCGCGCCGCCCAGCTGGGCCCCTCGGTGCTGGAGCGGCTCCGGGAGCTCCAGCGGGAGATCCCCTCCATGGGCGACGTGCGCGGCGTCGGGCTGATGATCGGCGTCGAGTTCGTCGATCCCGCCAGCGGCCGACCGGACGGCGAGACCGCCCACCGCGTGATCGCCGAGGCGCTGGAGCGGGGCCTGCTGCTCTACCCCGCCGGAACCCACGGCGAGGTGATCCGCTTCATGCCGGCGCTCAACGTACCGAACGAGATCCTGGAGGAAGGGCTCTCGATCTTCGAGGAGGCGGTCCGGGCGGTGGCCGCCGAGGGCGCCGCCCTGCGCCGCTGA
- a CDS encoding HAD-IA family hydrolase, protein MGVRAVLFDMADTLLHLDGELVSRFVEQVGGRRIDPAAARRAEAEVRKEGWPRRSWPGVDRRALPTLDLLAEVGRRLGLDEPPARALARVLLQEMVRRGESIWDRPDREAEPVLKRLRAAGLRLGVVTNADRHAHTLLQQTGLARHFDLILTSEEAGVEKPDPAIFRAALARLGLEPVEALYVGDQLEVDVRGARAAGLDAVLYDAWDLWPAAGVPRLRHLGELPPHLGLA, encoded by the coding sequence ATGGGTGTGCGCGCCGTCCTCTTCGACATGGCCGACACGCTGCTCCATCTGGACGGCGAGCTGGTCTCCCGCTTCGTCGAGCAAGTGGGCGGCCGTCGGATCGATCCGGCGGCCGCCCGCCGTGCCGAGGCCGAGGTGCGGAAGGAGGGCTGGCCCCGGCGGTCGTGGCCGGGGGTCGACCGGAGGGCGCTGCCGACCCTCGACCTGCTCGCCGAGGTGGGCCGGCGCCTCGGCCTGGACGAGCCGCCGGCCCGAGCCCTGGCCCGCGTGCTCCTGCAGGAGATGGTGCGGCGGGGGGAGAGCATCTGGGACCGGCCGGACCGGGAGGCGGAGCCGGTCCTGAAGCGGCTTCGCGCGGCCGGCCTCCGGCTCGGCGTGGTCACCAACGCCGACCGGCACGCGCACACCCTCCTCCAGCAGACCGGACTGGCGCGGCACTTCGACCTGATCCTCACCTCGGAGGAAGCGGGCGTGGAGAAGCCGGACCCCGCCATCTTCCGGGCGGCGCTGGCGCGCCTCGGACTGGAGCCGGTCGAGGCGCTCTACGTGGGCGACCAGCTGGAGGTGGACGTGCGCGGCGCCCGGGCGGCCGGCCTGGACGCGGTGCTCTACGACGCCTGGGACCTCTGGCCCGCGGCCGGCGTCCCCCGCCTCCGCCACCTGGGGGAGCTTCCACCCCACCTGGGACTGGCGTGA
- a CDS encoding GNAT family N-acetyltransferase, producing MPRLKDADEAVTWPLGFLKFEELPEVAAIEERVFPEPLDLPGLARLWLDPGTVYLAIRDGHRLAAYYGFQVQGPTAHVLANATHPDYRGRGLGHRILREAEPIARSRGARWFLGEVRRSNRRQLAVLQELGWVEVGLCPRFFGNGEDAVVVWRCLP from the coding sequence GTGCCACGGTTGAAGGACGCGGACGAAGCGGTCACCTGGCCGCTGGGATTTCTGAAGTTCGAGGAGCTGCCCGAGGTGGCGGCCATCGAGGAGCGGGTCTTCCCGGAGCCGCTCGACCTGCCCGGCCTGGCACGGCTCTGGCTCGACCCGGGCACGGTCTACCTGGCCATCCGCGACGGTCACCGGCTGGCCGCCTACTACGGCTTCCAGGTGCAGGGTCCGACCGCGCACGTCCTGGCCAACGCCACCCACCCCGACTACCGGGGGCGCGGTCTCGGCCACCGGATCCTGCGGGAGGCCGAGCCGATCGCCCGCTCGCGCGGCGCGCGCTGGTTCCTGGGCGAGGTGCGGCGCTCCAACCGGCGGCAGCTGGCGGTCCTGCAGGAGCTGGGCTGGGTGGAGGTGGGCCTCTGTCCCCGCTTCTTCGGCAACGGCGAAGACGCCGTCGTGGTCTGGCGATGCCTGCCGTGA
- a CDS encoding ABC transporter substrate-binding protein produces the protein MPFLALLLTVALLAGSCGGSTGGGAKATASEPIRIGLNLELSGPVATFGLHARQAADLAIDQLNGQGGVLGRKLQAVTLDNKSDNAESTNVAQRLVSSGVVALVGPVTTGDTLAAIPVATQAGLPLVTPGATAVPVTVDPATGKTRDWIFRVCFVDPDQGRVAADFAYRDLGARKAAVLEDSTNDYSKGLAAAFKDRFEKLGGRVLLEQGFTQADQDFRSILTTARTRSPDLLYVPVYYDKAGIIVRQARELGIQAPVLGGDGWDSPDLVKLAGAAALDRTYFTNHYSAQDPDPKVRSFVSAYRARYGSVPDALAALGYDAVMLVADAIRRAGSTDPAKIRVALAATRSFHGVTGTVAFDAEHNPTKPVVVIAMKGGAQSFVGRFGNER, from the coding sequence GTGCCATTCCTGGCCCTTCTCCTCACGGTCGCCCTGCTGGCCGGCTCCTGCGGCGGCTCCACCGGAGGCGGGGCGAAGGCGACCGCATCGGAGCCGATCCGGATCGGTCTCAACCTGGAGCTCTCCGGCCCCGTCGCCACCTTCGGCCTCCACGCCCGGCAGGCGGCCGACCTCGCCATCGACCAGCTCAACGGCCAGGGCGGCGTGCTCGGCCGGAAGCTCCAGGCGGTCACGCTGGACAACAAGTCCGACAATGCCGAATCGACCAACGTCGCCCAGCGACTGGTCAGCTCGGGCGTCGTGGCGCTGGTGGGCCCGGTGACCACCGGCGACACCCTGGCTGCCATCCCCGTGGCCACCCAGGCCGGGCTGCCTCTGGTGACGCCCGGTGCCACCGCCGTCCCCGTCACCGTCGACCCGGCCACCGGCAAGACGCGTGACTGGATCTTCCGCGTCTGCTTCGTCGACCCCGATCAGGGGCGCGTGGCCGCCGACTTCGCCTATCGGGACCTGGGAGCGCGCAAGGCGGCCGTACTGGAAGACAGCACCAACGATTATTCCAAGGGGCTGGCAGCGGCCTTCAAGGATCGGTTCGAGAAGCTGGGCGGCCGCGTCCTGCTGGAGCAGGGCTTCACCCAGGCCGACCAGGACTTCCGCTCGATCCTGACCACCGCCCGCACCCGGTCGCCCGACCTCCTCTACGTGCCGGTCTACTACGACAAGGCCGGGATCATCGTCCGCCAGGCCCGCGAGCTGGGCATCCAGGCACCCGTCCTGGGGGGCGACGGATGGGATTCGCCCGACCTGGTCAAGCTGGCCGGGGCGGCCGCCCTCGACCGCACCTACTTCACCAACCACTACTCCGCCCAGGACCCGGACCCGAAGGTCCGCTCCTTCGTGAGCGCCTACCGGGCGCGCTACGGCTCGGTGCCCGACGCCCTGGCCGCCCTGGGTTACGACGCCGTCATGCTGGTGGCGGACGCCATCCGGCGGGCCGGCTCCACGGATCCGGCCAAGATCCGCGTGGCGCTGGCCGCCACGCGGAGCTTCCACGGCGTCACCGGCACGGTCGCCTTCGACGCGGAACACAACCCGACCAAGCCGGTGGTGGTGATCGCGATGAAGGGCGGGGCGCAGAGCTTCGTCGGCCGCTTCGGGAACGAACGGTAG
- a CDS encoding MFS transporter codes for MAATSRWQRGGAGRRGRWTARLFREELALPALLWLLMGANGVVALVRYTGGPFLTVYVQVTAGLPASAAGMVVGLGSLSGLLVAPVAGRWIDRAGRRAGLALGAFLEALTAAAMATAHSGPGFALAVLAGGAAGTVESLSYRALLSDLAPEALRTRVFGYNYWLLNVGATVGPLLGFRLGAATSPLSWWLSCAAGLVLATLAWRAVPPELGRGGAAAPGADDAAGRPGLRTALALLAEEPRVALFAAAAFFNGLAYSQLHTSLAVLARSVLPGGDASYARLVAVNGLTVLLTQPWLGRLLERRPRLGLVTGELLFALAELGWWRAAPREEVWLALMALFTVGEVFHSPSLQSTAAGLAPPGLRASTFAALSLADGVAYGLGPSAGGRLLEAAGPGALPLAMACASLVAAGLFLRLRDGEGAGPSRAGARR; via the coding sequence GTGGCGGCGACGTCGAGGTGGCAGAGGGGAGGGGCGGGGCGGCGGGGCCGCTGGACCGCCCGCCTTTTCCGGGAGGAGCTGGCCCTGCCGGCTCTCCTCTGGCTCCTCATGGGCGCCAACGGGGTGGTCGCCCTGGTCCGCTACACCGGCGGCCCCTTCCTGACGGTCTACGTCCAGGTGACCGCCGGGCTGCCCGCCTCGGCGGCGGGAATGGTGGTCGGCCTCGGCTCCCTGTCGGGCCTCCTGGTGGCGCCCGTGGCCGGGCGCTGGATCGACCGCGCCGGCCGGCGCGCCGGCCTGGCGCTGGGAGCGTTCCTGGAGGCGCTGACCGCGGCCGCCATGGCCACGGCCCACAGCGGTCCCGGCTTCGCCCTGGCGGTCCTGGCCGGCGGGGCGGCGGGCACGGTGGAGAGCCTCAGCTATCGCGCGCTGCTCAGCGACCTGGCGCCGGAGGCGCTGCGCACGCGCGTCTTCGGCTACAACTACTGGCTCCTCAACGTGGGCGCCACGGTGGGACCGCTGCTGGGCTTCCGCCTGGGCGCGGCCACCTCGCCGCTCTCCTGGTGGCTGAGCTGCGCCGCCGGCCTCGTCCTGGCGACCCTCGCCTGGCGCGCGGTCCCGCCGGAGCTGGGCCGGGGCGGGGCGGCGGCGCCGGGTGCCGACGACGCCGCGGGGAGGCCCGGCCTGCGCACGGCGCTGGCCCTCCTGGCGGAGGAGCCCCGGGTGGCGCTCTTCGCGGCGGCCGCCTTCTTCAACGGGCTCGCCTACTCCCAGCTCCACACCAGCCTGGCCGTCCTGGCCCGCTCCGTGCTGCCCGGCGGCGACGCCAGCTACGCCCGTCTGGTCGCCGTCAACGGCCTCACCGTCCTGCTCACCCAGCCCTGGCTCGGCCGGCTCCTGGAGCGGCGCCCGCGCCTCGGCCTGGTGACCGGCGAGCTCCTCTTCGCCCTGGCCGAGCTGGGCTGGTGGCGGGCCGCCCCGCGGGAGGAGGTCTGGCTCGCCCTGATGGCGCTCTTCACCGTGGGCGAGGTCTTCCACTCGCCGTCGCTCCAGAGCACGGCGGCGGGGCTGGCCCCGCCGGGGCTCCGCGCCAGCACCTTTGCCGCGCTCAGCCTGGCGGACGGTGTCGCCTACGGCCTGGGTCCCAGCGCGGGCGGACGGCTCCTGGAGGCGGCCGGTCCGGGGGCGCTGCCGCTGGCCATGGCGTGCGCCTCGCTGGTCGCCGCAGGGCTCTTCCTCCGGCTCAGGGACGGCGAAGGGGCGGGCCCGTCGCGCGCGGGCGCGCGGCGCTGA
- a CDS encoding AMP-binding protein codes for MEVPLSPLALCQRGFDLYPDRTAVLDDGLRITYAELQRRIERLAGALRDLGAGPGDRVALLAPNIPEAFECYTAVPLLGAVLVPLNLRLAPEELIHILDHSEARFLIAHTPLLPGLEPLLGRRPDLRLLTLGGRVPGHPSYEEATAAARPLPFDAEAVDERQLLSINYTSGTTARPKGVRQTHRNNYLNAVDMILALHLGPRDVCLHVAPLFHANGWGLIWGTLAVGAANVMLRKVDPAEIFRRIERYGVTLFGAAATVLTLCLEHARSQRLREVPGRGRVRWLVGGMAPPAEVIRRVEEELGWEVVHLYGLTEVTAFVTRHETTAEEALLDPAERARRKGRQGVPLPLAGRVRVVREDLSDVARNGEELGEVVVRGNVVMEGYHRDPEGTARAFAGGWFHTGDLAVWHPDGQIEVRDRAKDVIVSGGEKIPSLEVEGVLYRHPAVAQVAVVAGPHPLWGETPVAFVVLRRGAEATPEELVRWCRERLPHFKAPTRVELVADLPRSAAGKIQKSLLRQRLLSRRDEAGPAAEAAAAVPRPPSSAGETRA; via the coding sequence ATGGAGGTACCGCTCAGCCCGCTGGCGCTCTGCCAGCGGGGTTTCGACCTCTACCCGGACCGGACGGCCGTCCTGGACGACGGTCTCCGCATCACCTACGCGGAGCTGCAGAGGCGGATCGAGCGGCTGGCGGGGGCGCTCCGCGACCTGGGGGCGGGGCCGGGCGACCGGGTGGCGCTCCTGGCGCCCAACATCCCGGAGGCCTTCGAGTGCTACACCGCGGTCCCGCTGCTGGGGGCGGTGCTGGTCCCGCTCAACCTCCGCCTCGCGCCGGAGGAGCTCATCCACATCCTGGACCACAGCGAGGCCCGCTTCCTGATCGCCCACACGCCGCTCCTGCCGGGCTTGGAACCCCTGCTCGGCCGGCGGCCGGACCTCCGGCTCCTCACCCTGGGCGGCCGCGTGCCGGGTCACCCCTCGTACGAGGAAGCGACCGCCGCCGCGCGACCGCTTCCTTTCGACGCCGAGGCGGTGGACGAGAGGCAGCTCCTCTCCATCAACTACACCAGCGGCACCACCGCGCGGCCCAAGGGGGTCCGGCAGACCCACCGGAACAACTACCTGAACGCGGTGGACATGATCCTGGCGCTCCACCTCGGGCCCCGGGACGTCTGCCTCCACGTGGCCCCCCTGTTCCATGCCAACGGCTGGGGGCTGATCTGGGGGACGCTGGCGGTGGGTGCCGCCAACGTGATGCTGCGCAAGGTCGACCCGGCCGAGATCTTCCGTCGGATCGAGCGTTACGGCGTGACCCTCTTCGGCGCGGCGGCGACCGTCCTCACCCTGTGCCTGGAGCACGCGCGGAGCCAGCGGTTGCGGGAGGTGCCGGGCCGCGGGCGGGTCCGCTGGCTGGTGGGCGGCATGGCGCCGCCGGCGGAGGTGATCCGTCGCGTGGAGGAAGAGCTCGGCTGGGAGGTGGTCCATCTCTACGGCCTGACCGAGGTGACCGCCTTCGTCACCCGCCACGAGACGACCGCCGAGGAGGCGCTCCTCGACCCTGCCGAGCGCGCCCGGCGGAAGGGACGCCAGGGCGTGCCGCTTCCCCTCGCCGGCCGCGTGCGGGTGGTGCGCGAGGACCTGAGCGATGTCGCCCGGAACGGGGAGGAGTTGGGCGAGGTGGTGGTGCGCGGCAACGTGGTCATGGAGGGGTACCACCGCGACCCCGAGGGGACGGCGCGGGCCTTCGCCGGCGGCTGGTTCCACACCGGCGACCTCGCCGTCTGGCATCCCGACGGCCAGATCGAGGTGCGCGACCGGGCGAAGGACGTGATCGTCTCGGGCGGCGAGAAGATCCCCTCCCTGGAGGTGGAGGGCGTCCTCTACCGGCATCCGGCGGTGGCCCAGGTGGCGGTGGTGGCGGGCCCCCACCCGCTCTGGGGCGAGACGCCGGTCGCCTTCGTCGTGCTGCGCCGGGGGGCCGAGGCCACCCCGGAGGAGCTGGTGCGCTGGTGCCGGGAGCGGCTCCCCCACTTCAAGGCGCCCACCCGGGTCGAGCTGGTGGCTGACCTGCCCCGCTCGGCCGCCGGCAAGATCCAGAAGAGCCTCCTCCGGCAGCGCCTGCTCTCCCGGCGGGACGAGGCCGGCCCTGCCGCCGAGGCGGCCGCGGCGGTGCCCCGGCCGCCGTCATCGGCCGGGGAGACCCGCGCATAA